Sequence from the Sphingomonas sp. SORGH_AS_0950 genome:
CCCGGACCGCAGACCCGCGTGCGCAGCGACAGCTTCGCCGCCCTGCCGCGCGCCGCCGTCCATTACGATCTCGACGATCGCCAGCAGGTCTTTGCCAACGTCACGACCAATTTCCGGGCGCCCAACGAATTCACGCTGTACGACAGCTATGACGGCGGCGTGGTCTCGACACGCGGGACGGACGCGTTGAAGAACGAATATTCGGTGTCGCAGGAACTCGGCTATCGCTATATCGGGCCCAGCCTTTCCGCCTCGGTGACCGGCTTCCACTACAAATTCCGCAACCGCCAGCTGGCGACCGTGGTCGACAATGGCGGGGCGCTGGTCAATTCGACGCTGAACGCGGGCGGACAGACGTCCTATGGCGTCGATGCCGAGATCGATTATCGGCCCGCGAGGGGCGTCAGCGTCTATGTCTCGGGCGAATATCTGCGCGCGCGGATCGATGACGATCTGCCGGTCGGCGGGGACTATCTGCCGACGCGGGGCAAGCGGGCGGTATCCAGCCCGACGCTCCAGTTCGGCGCCGGTGGCACCTATGACGATGGGCATCTGTTCGGCAGCATCGCGGGCAAATATGTCGGTCGCCAATATGCGACGTTCATGAACGACGAGAGCATCCGGGGATATGCCACGCTCGACCTGGCGATCGGCGTCCATCTGGCCGATTGGCTCGACGGCAAGCGGACCGATCTGCGGGTCAATGCGATCAACGTCACCGATCCGCATGTCCTGGCGGGGGTCCAGTCCGTCACGACCAACGCGCGCGATGTCGTCGGGCGGGGCGGCACGATCATCAAGGGCAATGCGCCGTCCTATTATATCGGCGGCGGATCGGCCGTCGTCGCGACGATTTCGCGCGGGTTCTGATCGTGACCATAGCGGACGAGGCGGGCACCGGTCACCGCGTCCATGGCATGGGGCTGGCGATGGAGGCACCCACCTGGCCCGCGATCACGCCCGAGGAAGCGGCGGCCGTGCTGGCGCACTATCCGCGGGCCGTCCGGATCGAGGCGCTGCGCTGGCACTCGCCGCGTCCCTTTTCCGCCGCGACGCTGATCGACACGACGGAGGGCACGCTGCTCGTCAAGCGGCATGATCGCCGGGTGCGCACGGCCGCCGGACTGGCGGAGGAGCATGGCTTCATCGCGCATCTCGCCGCTGCGGGCGCGCCGGTGCCCGAGATATGGCGCACGGGGCAGGGGGAAAGCGCGGTCACGCTGGGCGAGGCGACCTATGAGGTCCATCGCCAGGCACCGGGCGCGGATCTGTATCACGACCGGCTGTCCTGGACGCCGTTCCAGTCGCTCGCGCATGCCCATGCCGCCGGGGTTTCGCTGGCGAGGCTGCACCGCGCGTCGCTCGGCTATGATGCGCCGCCGCGTGCCGTCCAGCCCCTGGTCGCCAGCTTCGGCATCCTGTCGGCGGCCGATCCGATGGTGGCGGCGGAAGCCTATGTCGCCGCGCGTCCGGCCCTGGCCGCGTTTCTCGCCGGGCATGCCTGGCGCCGCCGCCTGTCGTCGCTGTTCGCCGCTTGGGGCGAGGGGCTGGCCCGGTATATCGCAGGCCAGCCGCCCCTGTGGACCCATAATGACTGGCACCCCTCCAACCTGTTATGGGCGGCGGACGATACGGTCCGGACCGTGTTCGACTTTGGGCTGGCCGATCGCAGCTGTGCCGCGCATGATCTGGCGATCGCGATCGAACGGACCGCCTTTGCGTGGCTGGAATTGGGGGAGGGGCACGATAACGCCATCGGCGACCCCGCATCGGCACTGGCGCTGATCGCGGGCTATGAGGCGATGTCCCCCATCGACCCCGCCATGATGGAAAGCATCATCGCATTGTTGCCGCTGGTCCATGTCGAGTTCGCCCTGTCGGAAATCGATTATTTCGCCGGGGTGGTAGGCGACCGGGACGCCGCCATGCTGGCCTGGGAGGGGTATCTGCTGGGGCATGCGGACTGGTTCGGATCGGCGGCGGGGCGGGATTTCCTTGCGGAGCTTCGGGCGGGGCGGAAATTGTGATGTCTACGTTCGAGATGGCGGCGGTGGCGATCAGTTTCCTGGCGATCTGGCTGACCGCGCGGCGGAGCCTGTTCTGCTGGCCGCTCAACCTCCTTGCCTGCGCGCTGTATTTCAAGCTGTTCCTCGACGTGCGGCTCTATGCCGACATGGCGTTGCAGGCGGTGTTCGGCTTGGGCATCCTCTATGGCTGGATCGTCTGGAGCCGCGAGCGCCGCGATACGGGCGCGGTCGTGGTGATGCCGCTGTCGCGGCTCAGGGCGCTGGCTGGGCTGGCGCTGGGCGCGTTCGGTGCGGTGGCGATCGGCTGGTTCACCAGCCGTCATACCGATGCGGCGCTGCCCTGGATGGACGCGACGCTCAGCGCGTTCAGCCTGGTCGCCCAATATTGGACGGCACGGCGTCACCGGGAGAATTGGCTGCTCTGGATCGTGGTCGATATCGCCTATGTGGGGATGTTTCTCTACAAGGGATTGCTGCCCACTGCGGGCCTTTACGCCGTGATGATCGGGCTGGCGGTGATCGGCTACCGGGATTGGCGACGACCCCTGGCGGCATCGGAAGGGGA
This genomic interval carries:
- a CDS encoding phosphotransferase enzyme family protein; this translates as MGLAMEAPTWPAITPEEAAAVLAHYPRAVRIEALRWHSPRPFSAATLIDTTEGTLLVKRHDRRVRTAAGLAEEHGFIAHLAAAGAPVPEIWRTGQGESAVTLGEATYEVHRQAPGADLYHDRLSWTPFQSLAHAHAAGVSLARLHRASLGYDAPPRAVQPLVASFGILSAADPMVAAEAYVAARPALAAFLAGHAWRRRLSSLFAAWGEGLARYIAGQPPLWTHNDWHPSNLLWAADDTVRTVFDFGLADRSCAAHDLAIAIERTAFAWLELGEGHDNAIGDPASALALIAGYEAMSPIDPAMMESIIALLPLVHVEFALSEIDYFAGVVGDRDAAMLAWEGYLLGHADWFGSAAGRDFLAELRAGRKL
- the pnuC gene encoding nicotinamide riboside transporter PnuC, translating into MSTFEMAAVAISFLAIWLTARRSLFCWPLNLLACALYFKLFLDVRLYADMALQAVFGLGILYGWIVWSRERRDTGAVVVMPLSRLRALAGLALGAFGAVAIGWFTSRHTDAALPWMDATLSAFSLVAQYWTARRHRENWLLWIVVDIAYVGMFLYKGLLPTAGLYAVMIGLAVIGYRDWRRPLAASEGECPTLPPTAW